In the genome of Myxococcus stipitatus, one region contains:
- the epsF gene encoding response regulator EpsF, which yields MEGTEQHIPHAPVQVEPLSTSILLVDDQASNLLALEAILEPMGQRLVRASSGAEALRWLLREDFALILLDVRMPGMDGFETARIIRQRERSRYTPIIFLTAHGRDEANLVHGYASGAADYVVKPFHPDVLRWKVEAFVSLYVRQQAVQQQEATLWARERRMLEQQGEQRFRRLVDSMPQFVWALLADGTISYANRGWLDYAGLTPEQGRQREENLRCCHPEDMNRIEESWRVLRRSRRPGEQELRLRRARDGEFRWFLFRTLPEHDEVGRLVGWISTATDVDDARHAAEALRAASEAKDMFLTMAAHELRTPLQAARSYTDLAKVKAGEELTPHVGRALEGVQRSVNRMARLVENLLDVGRLERGELRLKTGDVDVGSLLGEVAGHFEPLPEDRFIHVEAPRGLVVRADGERLDQVFSNLVSNALRYSPDGGVIHLRAREEKGWTHVEVTDQGLGIPADRLESIFQRFGRAHGVSYGGLGLGLSIAKGIVERHGGRIWAESSGRGGDGSTFHVLLPRSSR from the coding sequence TTGGAAGGCACCGAGCAGCACATCCCCCATGCTCCCGTTCAGGTGGAGCCACTCAGTACGAGCATCCTCCTGGTGGATGACCAGGCCTCGAACCTGCTGGCCCTGGAAGCCATCCTGGAGCCCATGGGGCAGCGGTTGGTGAGGGCCTCGTCGGGGGCGGAAGCGCTGCGGTGGCTGCTGCGCGAGGACTTCGCGCTCATCCTCCTGGACGTCCGGATGCCGGGCATGGATGGGTTCGAGACGGCCCGCATCATCCGACAGCGGGAGCGCTCCCGCTACACGCCCATCATCTTCCTCACCGCGCACGGACGCGACGAGGCGAACCTCGTCCATGGCTACGCGTCCGGCGCCGCCGACTACGTCGTGAAGCCCTTCCACCCGGACGTGTTGCGCTGGAAGGTGGAGGCGTTCGTCTCGCTGTACGTGCGCCAGCAGGCCGTGCAGCAACAGGAGGCCACGCTGTGGGCGCGCGAGCGGCGGATGCTCGAGCAGCAGGGCGAGCAGCGCTTCCGGCGGCTGGTGGACTCCATGCCCCAGTTCGTCTGGGCGCTCCTGGCCGACGGCACCATCAGCTACGCGAACCGAGGCTGGCTGGACTACGCGGGCCTCACCCCCGAGCAGGGCCGCCAGCGCGAGGAGAACCTGCGCTGCTGCCACCCCGAGGACATGAACCGCATCGAGGAGTCCTGGCGCGTGCTGCGCCGCTCCCGGCGCCCTGGAGAGCAGGAGCTGCGGCTGCGGCGCGCGAGGGACGGGGAGTTCCGCTGGTTCCTCTTCCGCACGCTGCCGGAGCACGACGAGGTGGGCCGGCTGGTGGGCTGGATATCCACCGCGACGGACGTCGACGACGCACGCCACGCGGCGGAGGCCCTGCGGGCCGCGAGCGAGGCGAAGGACATGTTCCTCACCATGGCCGCGCACGAGCTGCGCACGCCGCTCCAGGCGGCTCGCAGCTACACGGACCTGGCGAAGGTGAAGGCCGGTGAGGAGCTGACGCCGCACGTGGGGCGGGCGCTGGAGGGCGTCCAGCGCAGCGTCAACCGCATGGCGCGGCTAGTGGAGAACCTGCTGGACGTCGGACGTCTGGAGCGGGGCGAGCTGCGCTTGAAGACAGGCGACGTGGACGTGGGCTCGCTCCTGGGCGAGGTGGCGGGGCACTTCGAGCCCCTGCCCGAGGACCGGTTCATCCACGTGGAGGCCCCTCGGGGCCTGGTGGTGAGGGCGGACGGGGAGCGGCTGGACCAGGTGTTCAGCAACCTGGTGTCCAATGCCCTGCGCTACTCGCCGGACGGAGGTGTCATCCACCTCCGCGCCCGCGAGGAGAAAGGGTGGACCCACGTCGAGGTGACGGACCAGGGCCTGGGGATTCCCGCCGACCGGCTGGAGAGCATCTTCCAGCGCTTCGGCCGGGCCCATGGCGTGTCCTACGGCGGCCTGGGCCTGGGGCTGTCCATCGCGAAGGGCATCGTCGAGCGACACGGCGGACGCATCTGGGCGGAGTCCTCGGGGCGCGGAGGAGACGGCAGCACGTTTCACGTCCTGCTTCCGAGGTCCTCGCGGTGA
- the epsE gene encoding exopolysaccharide biosynthesis GT4 family glycosyltransferase EpsE, with protein sequence MAVRKIGYLIPEFPGQTHIFFWRELQALPGKGVAPELVSTRPPPARIISHSWAREAMARTEYLAPPGPLGMVKAAAEVARAMPTGWARCLASIARAEGLDAKGRAQLLGFAVMGGRLASLARERGWSHVHVHSCANAAHVALFANLLSGLTYSMTLHGPLDDYGPNQKEKWRHAKFAFVITKKLLGEVNQELAGHLPSSIELAPMGVELSKFNRSVPYAAWTGEGPLRIFSCGRLNPCKGHADLIDAVGVLRAKGIDARLSIAGEDEAGGTTYRKVLEAKLAETKLGDAVTLLGAVGEDKVRGEIERAHIFSLASLQEPLGVAIMEAMAMRAPVVVTGAGGVKELVDDGVDGLLVPPQAPLVLAEKLEKVARNPAEAERLGEAGRRKVETQFSSERSADMLALMLQRAVL encoded by the coding sequence AGCTGCAGGCGCTGCCGGGCAAGGGGGTGGCTCCAGAGCTGGTGTCCACTCGACCGCCGCCCGCGCGAATCATCTCTCACAGCTGGGCGCGCGAGGCGATGGCGCGCACGGAGTACCTGGCGCCTCCCGGGCCGCTCGGCATGGTGAAGGCGGCGGCGGAGGTGGCGCGCGCGATGCCCACGGGGTGGGCGCGGTGTCTGGCGTCCATTGCTCGCGCGGAGGGGCTGGATGCGAAGGGGCGCGCGCAGCTCCTGGGCTTCGCGGTGATGGGCGGGCGGCTGGCGTCGCTGGCGCGGGAGCGGGGGTGGTCGCACGTGCATGTGCACTCGTGCGCCAACGCGGCGCATGTGGCGCTGTTCGCGAACCTGTTGTCGGGGCTGACGTACAGCATGACGCTGCACGGGCCGCTGGATGACTACGGGCCGAACCAGAAGGAGAAGTGGCGCCACGCGAAGTTTGCCTTTGTCATCACGAAGAAGCTGTTGGGCGAGGTGAACCAGGAGCTGGCGGGGCACCTGCCCTCGAGCATCGAGCTGGCGCCGATGGGCGTGGAGCTGAGCAAGTTCAACCGCTCGGTGCCGTACGCGGCGTGGACGGGCGAGGGTCCGCTGCGCATCTTCTCGTGTGGTCGACTCAACCCGTGCAAGGGGCACGCGGACCTCATCGACGCGGTGGGGGTCTTGCGCGCGAAGGGCATCGACGCGCGGCTGTCCATCGCGGGCGAGGACGAGGCGGGTGGCACCACGTACCGCAAGGTGCTGGAGGCGAAGCTCGCGGAGACGAAGCTGGGTGACGCGGTGACGTTGCTGGGCGCGGTGGGCGAGGACAAGGTGCGAGGCGAAATCGAGCGCGCGCACATCTTCTCGCTGGCGAGCCTCCAGGAGCCGCTGGGTGTGGCCATCATGGAGGCCATGGCCATGCGCGCGCCGGTGGTGGTGACGGGCGCGGGCGGCGTGAAGGAGCTGGTGGACGACGGCGTGGACGGGCTGCTGGTGCCGCCGCAGGCGCCGCTCGTGCTGGCGGAGAAGCTGGAGAAGGTGGCGCGCAATCCCGCCGAGGCCGAGCGCCTGGGCGAAGCGGGCCGGCGCAAGGTGGAGACGCAGTTCAGCAGCGAGCGCAGCGCGGACATGCTCGCGCTGATGCTCCAGCGCGCGGTGCTCTGA